The sequence CGCCGGGGTGGACGGCGAGGACGGCGTGCATGAGGAGGTAGTACAGGCCGTGCACCGCGTCCACCTCGTGCAGCAGCCGCCAGATCTGCGGCACCGTACGGCCCGAGACCTGGAAGGTGACCGCCTCGTCACGCCACATCCCGCCGCGGTCCAGACCCCAGAGCCCGAGCGCGAACATCACCAGCGCGGGCACCGACACGGCGACCGCGTGCCGGTCGCGCGAGGGGACGCGGCCCGGCGCATCGGGCGCACTCGGCGCACCACTCGCCGCATCGGTCGTTGTGCCGGTCGGTACGGCGGCCGCCGCTGCGGCGGCCCTGCGCGACTGCGGTTTCACAAGAGGCCTGAGGTTCACCACGGCTCGATCTTTTGCGATTACCCAACCTTTTCCGCTCATTGACGGCGTATCGGCATGGATACACCATCCGCGCGCATTAGGCTCCCACGTGATGAACCGTCCCCGTGTCACCCCCGGCCCGGTCCTCGCCCTCACCGTCGTCTGGCTCGCCACCCGCGCGCTCATGCTGTGGCTGCTCACCCACAGCAGCGCACGCCTGCTCGGCGGGGGTTCGGTGACACGTGAGGTGTGGCGGTTGTACGTCCACTGGTACGACGTCCTGTCGCACGGCGCGTTCCCGGCACACGACACCACATGGCAGTACCCGCCCGGCGCGGGCGTGGTGCTGCTGGCTCCGGGCCTGCTGCCCTGGTTGACGTACTTTCAGGCGTTCGTCGTGCTGACGCTGGCCGCGGACGCGCTGGTCGCGGCGGCACTGGTCCGCGTGGGGAAGCGAGCGGGCCGCAGCCTGCTCGGCGCGGTCCTGTGGACCGGCGGTCTGCCGCTGCTGCTGCACCTGCCGCTCGCCCGGTACGACGTGCAGGTGACCGCGCTCGCCGTCCTCTCCTTGCTGACGCTGGCGCGTTCCCCGCGTTCGGGCGGCGTGTTCGGAGCACTGGGCGCACTGGTGAAGGTGTGGCCGGCGCTGGTGCTGCTGGGGACGCCCCGGGGGCGTACGTCCCGGACGGCGTGGACGTGGGCGGCGGCGGTCGGGGCCGCGACCCTGACCCTCCTGGCGATTTCGTTCAACAATTCACTCGCCTTCCTGCGGGAGCAGGGCGGGCGGGGTGTACAGATCGAGTCGCTCGGCGGTACGGCGCTCAACCTGGCGCGGCACCTCGGCTGGCACGGCCGGTCCCGTTACCAGTACGGCTCGATCGAACTGACCGGCCCGCACGTGGCCGCCGTCGCCGGCGCCTCCCTCGGGCTCACGGCGGCCGCCTTCGGGCTGCTGCTGCTGTGGCGGGTGCGGGCGCGGCACTGGAGCGAGGCCACACCGTTCGACGCCGCGCTGAGCGCGGTGCTGCTGTTCACCGCCACCAGCCGGGTCATCAGCCCGCAGTACATGGTCTGGCTGCTCGGCCTGGCCGCCGTGTGCCTGACCTCGCGGTACACCAGCCAGCGCCCGGTGGCCCTGCTGGTCCTCGCATCGAGCGCGCTGAGCAGCGTGGTCTTCCCGATGTACTACCGCGAGGTGGTCGACGGCACCTGGACGGGCTGCCTGCTGATGCTGGCCCGTAACGGACTGCTGGCGGCCGCGGCGGTGCTGTCCTTCGTCCGCCTGTGGCACTCCGCACGGCCGCCCGCCGGAACCTCCGCAGCCGCGACGGAACCCCGACCCGATTCCGACCGTCTTCAGGATCGAGCGCTAAGCGTCTCTTAACAGCTTATTACCGAAGATTTCTACGCTCCCAGCCTGTGGAATCCATGCTTCCTGACCCGCCCGCCCCAGAGCCGACCCCACAGGTCGGCGTCGTCGTCATCGGCTACAACGACGCCGCCCACGTGGCCGACGCCGTGCACTCGGCGCTCGGCCAGGGACCGGCCGTCGCAGAAGTCGTCGCCGTCGACGACTGCTCCACCGACGGCAGCGCCGAGCTGCTCGCCCGGCTCGCCGCCGAGGAACCCAGACTGCGGGTGGTGCGCCGGGAGGTCAACAGCGGCGGCTGCGGCAGCCCGCGCAACACCGGGATCGACGCGGTCACGACACCGTACGTGATGTTCCTGGACAGCGACGACGTGCTGCCGCCCGGTGCGGTGGACGCGCTGCTGGCGGCGGCCACGCGGGCGGACGCCGAGGTCGCGAGCGGTCTGTGCGTGCGCCGTGAGCTGCCCTCGGGGAGCGAACAGCCCTGGCAGGAGCCCCTCTACGCGGCACACACCGTCCTCGCGCAGCCCGCGCAGCGGCCGCGTCTGGTCCACGACACACTGTGCGTCAACAAGCTGTACCGGACCGACTTCCTGCGCGGGCACGACATCCGCTTCCCCGAAGGGCGCTTCCTCTACGAGGACATCGTCTTCACGGCGCGCGTGCTGGCCGCCACGCCGCGCATGGCACTCGTACCGGACCTCGTGTACGTGTGGCATGTGCGCCGGTCCGCCGAGCGGCTGTCGCTCTCCCTGGACCGGGGGCGCATCGACAACTGGAAGGCGCGTACGGAGGCCTGCGCGCTGGCGTACGACATTCTGCTGGGCGCCGGCCAGAAGGAGCTGGCGCGGGCCACGCGGGCCAAGTTCCTGGACCATGAGGTGCGCATGTACGCACGCGAGCTGGGGTTGCGCGACGCGCACTACCAGCGCGCGTGGTGGGCGCACACCCGGGAGTATCTCGCGCGCTACGACGCCGCCGACTGGGAGCTGAACCCGACGGCACCCGGCCGACTGCTCGCCCGGGTCGTCCTGGAATCCCCCGAGCCGAGCGACCTGCCCCGTCTGAAGGAGCTGGCCGCCCGCCCGGCCCGGCTCCTCCCGCCCTACGCCCGGGTCCCCGACGGCACGCCCGTCTGGTCCACCGACCTCCCCCAGGTCACCCTCACCCCCTTCCTGACCCGCCCGCCCCGCCAGCTCCCGCTCGCCGTGGACGGCGAACTGCGGCCGCGCGCACGTGGCACCCGCCTGCGCCTGCGGCTGCACGAGCTGTACGGGCGGATGGCCGAGGCCGGGCCGCAGGAGGTGGAGGTGGAGTGGCAGCACAGGGAGAGCGGGCGCACGGCCCAGCGCGCCACGGCCGCCTTCACACCCTCCGGCGAGGACGGCTGGTCGGCCGAGGTGTCCGTCGACCTGGCCGCGCTCGGCGCGGGCACCTGGGATCTCGGCCTGACCGTGCGCTTCGCGGACGGCACCTGCCGGGATGTCACGGCGCACGCCCTCACGGGCGCCGGCCGGCTGAGCCGCCGTGCCGTCCCGAACGTCCGGCACGGTGTGCTGCTGGTCCAGCCGTACGCCACGCACTCCGGCGCCCTCGCCCTGCGCGTGGCCACCGGGATCCGCGGTGTCATGACGATCGCCGGGGGCCGGCTGCGCCGCCTGCTTCACTGAGAACCGGGCCGCACGGCACACACACGGGACCGAGACAGAGCCACCGGCCGCCACCGGCCGGTCGACGAGGGGACAGCAGTACATGACCTGGCTGATCACCGGCGGCGCCGGATACATCGGGGCGCACGTCGTACGCGCGATGGCCGAGGCGGGCGAGCGGACGGTGGTCTTCGACGACCTGTCCACGGGCGTCGCCGAGCGCCTGCCGCAGGAGGTGCCCCTGGTGGTGGGCTCCGTCCTGGACGGCG is a genomic window of Streptomyces griseochromogenes containing:
- a CDS encoding glycosyltransferase family 2 protein translates to MLPDPPAPEPTPQVGVVVIGYNDAAHVADAVHSALGQGPAVAEVVAVDDCSTDGSAELLARLAAEEPRLRVVRREVNSGGCGSPRNTGIDAVTTPYVMFLDSDDVLPPGAVDALLAAATRADAEVASGLCVRRELPSGSEQPWQEPLYAAHTVLAQPAQRPRLVHDTLCVNKLYRTDFLRGHDIRFPEGRFLYEDIVFTARVLAATPRMALVPDLVYVWHVRRSAERLSLSLDRGRIDNWKARTEACALAYDILLGAGQKELARATRAKFLDHEVRMYARELGLRDAHYQRAWWAHTREYLARYDAADWELNPTAPGRLLARVVLESPEPSDLPRLKELAARPARLLPPYARVPDGTPVWSTDLPQVTLTPFLTRPPRQLPLAVDGELRPRARGTRLRLRLHELYGRMAEAGPQEVEVEWQHRESGRTAQRATAAFTPSGEDGWSAEVSVDLAALGAGTWDLGLTVRFADGTCRDVTAHALTGAGRLSRRAVPNVRHGVLLVQPYATHSGALALRVATGIRGVMTIAGGRLRRLLH
- a CDS encoding glycosyltransferase family 87 protein; protein product: MNRPRVTPGPVLALTVVWLATRALMLWLLTHSSARLLGGGSVTREVWRLYVHWYDVLSHGAFPAHDTTWQYPPGAGVVLLAPGLLPWLTYFQAFVVLTLAADALVAAALVRVGKRAGRSLLGAVLWTGGLPLLLHLPLARYDVQVTALAVLSLLTLARSPRSGGVFGALGALVKVWPALVLLGTPRGRTSRTAWTWAAAVGAATLTLLAISFNNSLAFLREQGGRGVQIESLGGTALNLARHLGWHGRSRYQYGSIELTGPHVAAVAGASLGLTAAAFGLLLLWRVRARHWSEATPFDAALSAVLLFTATSRVISPQYMVWLLGLAAVCLTSRYTSQRPVALLVLASSALSSVVFPMYYREVVDGTWTGCLLMLARNGLLAAAAVLSFVRLWHSARPPAGTSAAATEPRPDSDRLQDRALSVS